In the genome of Paenibacillus pabuli, one region contains:
- a CDS encoding RNA polymerase sigma factor, which produces MAFVKSVDCRINRPHDDKPIEPYIHSGVQTGYTLEQTIEAALPSLLGSLYAYCMSLTGSVWETEDLVQDTCVKALSSSAARRTGMTEDMNWEAYLIRVARNTWIDAIRKRENLASKLESMKPFMQEFEEEERFEEIECAVQILVDELPPWQRAIYMLRDLMGYTTVETAELLDTTEGAVKAALSRARSALAKVRHSLNETDADQTNQLEEHQQNRDELRSYLLAFRSGDTARLIDLCLNQTDDPMAVAGTILQQTLPSQSMQPVMYSYSSSGTNFMSYGGGYTVSMVA; this is translated from the coding sequence ATGGCCTTTGTGAAGTCCGTGGATTGCAGAATCAACAGACCACATGATGATAAACCGATTGAACCATATATCCATTCCGGTGTTCAAACCGGATATACGTTAGAGCAAACGATTGAAGCTGCGCTTCCGAGCCTGCTGGGCTCGTTGTACGCCTACTGCATGTCATTGACTGGTTCAGTGTGGGAGACGGAGGATCTGGTTCAGGATACATGTGTGAAAGCATTATCCTCTTCAGCTGCCCGAAGAACGGGAATGACAGAGGATATGAACTGGGAAGCCTATCTCATCCGTGTTGCACGCAACACCTGGATTGACGCTATACGGAAGCGTGAGAACTTGGCAAGCAAATTGGAAAGCATGAAGCCATTTATGCAGGAATTTGAGGAAGAAGAGCGATTCGAGGAAATCGAGTGTGCTGTTCAAATCCTTGTGGATGAACTGCCACCGTGGCAGCGAGCGATATATATGTTACGTGATTTGATGGGATACACGACGGTAGAGACTGCTGAACTGTTGGACACGACGGAAGGTGCGGTCAAAGCCGCCCTTAGTCGTGCCCGTTCTGCCCTGGCGAAAGTGAGGCACAGTCTGAACGAAACGGATGCTGATCAGACGAATCAATTGGAAGAACATCAGCAAAACCGGGATGAACTGCGCAGTTATTTGCTGGCGTTTCGCAGTGGTGATACAGCCCGTTTAATTGATTTATGCCTGAATCAGACCGATGATCCGATGGCTGTGGCGGGAACGATTTTGCAGCAGACTCTGCCGTCTCAATCGATGCAGCCAGTGATGTACAGTTATTCAAGCTCTGGTACGAATTTCATGTCGTATGGGGGAGGATATACGGTCAGCATGGTTGCGTAA
- the clpP gene encoding ATP-dependent Clp endopeptidase proteolytic subunit ClpP encodes MNVVPYVVEQTARGERSYDIYSRLLKDRIIMVSGEIEDQMANAIVAQLLFLTAEDPEKDIQMYINSPGGSVTAGFSIYDTMQFVKPDISTICTGMAASFGTILLVGGTKGKRLALPNSEIMIHQPLGGTRGQASDMLIHANRIIQHRQRLNKLLADHTGQPMERIEKDTDRDYFLTAAEAVEYGLVDKVISST; translated from the coding sequence ATGAACGTGGTACCTTATGTTGTTGAACAGACAGCCCGCGGAGAGCGGAGCTATGATATTTATTCCCGTTTGCTGAAAGATCGGATCATTATGGTATCCGGGGAAATTGAGGATCAGATGGCCAATGCGATCGTTGCCCAGTTGCTGTTTCTGACCGCAGAGGACCCGGAGAAGGATATCCAGATGTATATCAACAGTCCAGGTGGTTCCGTGACCGCCGGATTCTCCATCTATGACACGATGCAATTCGTAAAGCCTGACATTTCCACAATTTGCACAGGTATGGCGGCCAGCTTCGGTACGATTCTGCTGGTTGGTGGCACAAAAGGGAAGCGACTGGCGCTGCCGAACAGTGAAATCATGATTCACCAGCCGCTTGGCGGAACCCGGGGGCAGGCTTCGGATATGCTGATACACGCCAACCGAATTATCCAGCACCGTCAGCGCCTCAACAAGCTGCTTGCTGATCATACGGGACAGCCGATGGAGCGGATTGAAAAGGATACAGACAGAGATTACTTCCTGACCGCTGCGGAAGCCGTCGAGTATGGACTAGTGGATAAGGTGATATCCAGTACGTAA
- a CDS encoding GntR family transcriptional regulator, producing MKILISNASSDPIYIQILTQIRQSILSGELVAGESLPSIRQLAKDLQVSVITTKRVYEELEKEKLIDSVVGKGSFVSGANQDFIREQRLKRIEEKMLDILRESKELGMSAQDVIKHFTLLVEEEHT from the coding sequence ATTAAAATACTAATATCAAACGCTTCAAGCGATCCGATCTACATACAGATTCTGACCCAGATTAGACAGAGCATTTTAAGCGGGGAACTGGTTGCAGGGGAGAGTCTCCCCTCAATCCGTCAACTTGCGAAGGATCTGCAGGTCAGTGTAATTACAACCAAACGTGTCTATGAGGAGCTGGAGAAAGAGAAGCTGATTGATTCTGTCGTAGGCAAAGGCAGTTTTGTCTCCGGGGCCAATCAGGATTTTATTCGGGAACAGCGGCTGAAGCGAATCGAAGAGAAAATGCTCGATATCCTTCGTGAGAGCAAGGAACTGGGCATGAGCGCTCAGGATGTAATTAAGCATTTTACGTTGTTAGTGGAGGAGGAACACACATGA